AATAGCGACGGCGACATTATCATTGTCGGAGCCGGTGTCGCCGGATCCGCTCTTGCCTATACTCTCGCCAAGGTAATCTTATCCTTCTGTTCTCCAACGCTTTTCTCTAACTAAGCGCTCTCTCTTAGTTTCGTGTTAAACGGCGGACGATTTCTGATAGTTTCACTTGAGAAATGTCAATGAGGAAAATCGGATTCGAGTGATTAGAAATTgtagaaactaattttctttatgaCTTGCTTAGGTATTGTATGATTTATGTTCAACTGGCACTCAGTTTCTCTTTCTAGATGACATTTCCGCGCTATAGTTAGGTTGTTGTTCACGAAGGAAGTATCACATGGCGGTACGTTGTTAAGTCAGCGTTTCTATTTTATGCTCTGCTTTCGTGTATGAAATCCACATGTTGAATGtacttttatttgattatttcttttgaaactcGAGCAGATTCCGATTTATGCACTGGAATTATGTAGAAATCTAATATAAATTTACTGTACCGAAGACCAAATGTTCTCTATAGAAAGATATCttgttatttcatttatgATTTAGAGTTTATACTCGGCGGATAAGCATTTCAGAATTATTAAGAATGTTTTTTCTGAGAGGAGTTATCTTTTAATCGGGAGTTTGTGCGTAGCCAGTTCTGAAGTTCGATTGCTTGATTCATGGACAGTCAAGGTTTCTTCTCGAACGAAACACTTTTTGTTAGCACTTTTGATAGAAATGCCTCACCGTGTCATtacatgtttgtttgttgattttgatttttgtttcagATTTCTGGAAGACTTGATTTGTGgtgaaatgaaatcaaattctCGAACGTATACatgattttttaagtttaaattgtTTTGAGAGTGTTTTGGAGTGTTTTTTCCCAAATATTCTGAGATCGATTTTAGATTTTCACCAACTGAATCTCATTCCACATGTTTTATCGTTTTCGTTACACACAACATTATAGGAAAAAAAGAGCGAAGAAAAACGCTTAATAGAGGTGAAACTTCTGAGCAAGTCATCGGAAGAAACATCTCTTTTAGATACAAAGCTCTATGCACGTTTTGAGATAATTCAAAGATGAATCAGTAGGAAATGTTTTGCTGTCAATTATGGAGGCTTGAGGAAAAAAAGGCCAAGAGAAAAGGAATACAGACTTGTTATCTATCCACAGAATATTTGCTTTGTCATCGTGTCAAAATTGACAGTTGGCCTTTTGTCGCTCTAACTTTTGGTTGGCCAGCTACCACGAAAACATATATGACAAAAGCATGTTGTTTATGTATCTGGGCCTGCATGAAAATAAACTTCTATCGTGTCCGTCCCAATTAACATTCGTTTTTGGGGTTGTACACTCCAGCagatggattttatttttgacacTCCTTGCTGATAGTTGATCCGTTAGCACATGCATTTGCTGAAATTTTTGAACAACAAATGAACACTCATTTcgtcattttatttatattgaatgATTTTTGAAACACAGGATGGTCGTCAAGTACATGTGATTGAAAGAGATTTGTCAGAGCCGGACAGAATTGTTGGTGAATTATTACAACCGGGAGGCTATCTTAAGTTAACAGAGTTGGGACTTGAAGGTTGGTTTACTTCATTGATATCTAATGGTTGTTTGTTGACGAGGATTTTCTTCTAAGCCTCTTTAGATCACTAGAATTGGGTGTTGATTTACTGTTGTTTATGCAGATTGTGTGGATGAAATTGATGCCCAAAGAGTGTATGGTTATGCTCTTTTTAAGGATGGAAAGGATACTAGACTCTCCTATCCCTTGGAAAAATTTCACTCGGATGTGTCTGGGAGGAGCTTTCACAATGGACGCTTCATTCAAAGGATGCGCGAGAAGGCCGCATCCCTGCCTAAGTAATTCCTTTTTATTCGTTTTatcattgttgttttttatgttgTATCTAGAGCTATCCTCCTATGCTGCATTTATTATCttcatttgatttaattgaaatttctaataaaatttgagtaaTGCAATGAAACAAGAGATGCCCTAGGATTCTTGCtagaatttaaaagtattCAGTTTTTTGTCGTGTTGCACCATGCACATGCTTTTCTGCAGATTTGACAGAGAAGGCTTATATAGTATTTGCTTCTGAACAAGAGATACTTGTACTTCATTCATTGTTCATAGTTGAGATTTAAATCTGAGTTACTAACCATactaataactttttattaagTATTCCCCTCGTGATTTGTTTAGGACTTACGTCATTCCCCATTCCTAATTTGTTTGTCTACTTTTGTAGTGTGCGCTTGGAGCAGGGAACAGTCACTTCTCTCCTCGAGGAAAATGGTACAATTAGAGGAGTCCAATACAAAAACAAGTCTGGCCAGGAGATGACAGCTTATGCACCTTTAACTATTGTTTGTGATGGTTGCTTTTCAAATTTGCGACGCTCTCTTTGCAACCCAAAGGTGTGAACAACTTTCAATTCTCGGTATTGGATGATACTCGTCTTGCTGCTAATTGTACTTGTCCAACTCACTGCCAATATTTTTACGCTCAAGTTACTTTTACTCGTGTTAAAAACTAAGATACTGTTCCATAGGCTaagaagattttaaaatacGTAAATCTTTTCTAGGTTGATGTTCCCTCTTGTTTTGTTGGCCTCATACTCGAGAATTGCGACCTTCCTCATGCAAATCATGGACATGTGATACTCGCAGACCCTTCTCCTATTTTGTTCTATCCCATTAGCAGTACAGAGATCCGCTGTCTGGTGGATGTGCCTGGACAGAAAGTTCCTTCCATTTCAAACGGTGAAATGGCTAACTATTTGAAGAATGTTGTTGCTCCTCAGGTGCGAATATACTCTCTCTATTCTTTCCCATAAATCTCATCTGTAATTTTTCTCCACTCATCTATTTCAATATGACTATGATCGAACCAAATTAATGACCGTATAAAGTTTGCCATACACAGATTCCTCCTCAACTTTATAATTCCTTCATAGCTGCTATTGATAAGGGTAACATCAGAACAATGCCAAATAGAAGTATGCCAGCAGATCCATATCCTACCCCCGGAGCCTTATTGATGGGTGATGCATTCAATATGC
This is a stretch of genomic DNA from Cucumis sativus cultivar 9930 chromosome 4, Cucumber_9930_V3, whole genome shotgun sequence. It encodes these proteins:
- the LOC101204949 gene encoding squalene monooxygenase SE1 translates to MVDQCALGWILASVLGASALYLLFGKKNCGVSNERRRESLKNIATTNGECKSSNSDGDIIIVGAGVAGSALAYTLAKDGRQVHVIERDLSEPDRIVGELLQPGGYLKLTELGLEDCVDEIDAQRVYGYALFKDGKDTRLSYPLEKFHSDVSGRSFHNGRFIQRMREKAASLPNVRLEQGTVTSLLEENGTIRGVQYKNKSGQEMTAYAPLTIVCDGCFSNLRRSLCNPKVDVPSCFVGLILENCDLPHANHGHVILADPSPILFYPISSTEIRCLVDVPGQKVPSISNGEMANYLKNVVAPQIPPQLYNSFIAAIDKGNIRTMPNRSMPADPYPTPGALLMGDAFNMRHPLTGGGMTVALSDIVVLRDLLKPLRDLNDAPTLCKYLEAFYTLRKPVASTINTLAGALYKVFCASPDQARKEMRQACFDYLSLGGIFSNGPVSLLSGLNPRPLSLVLHFFAVAIYGVGRLLIPFPSPKRVWIGARLISGASAIIFPIIKAEGVRQMFFPKTVAAYYRAPPIVRER